The following proteins are encoded in a genomic region of Amphiura filiformis chromosome 18, Afil_fr2py, whole genome shotgun sequence:
- the LOC140138945 gene encoding short transient receptor potential channel 7-like, translating to MEEECEFKLFDSFPHSMSTLFWSLFGPAFDVEEIDSITDLKMIHNIGIALYAVYMTIAVVVMLNALIAMMSNTYTRVEENSEIEWRVSRTTMMAEYMTKSATLPPPYNLIPTLKTLKRLIITPYYCFHESARRRKQMEKAAQANSRGRRQGKYKMFIRELTDRYIMGIEAEDEEDTVQKMREEITSLHESILTMRNEMHDIRTENGELCDTVKDLCHLLRQSTTSVAVQTIYEEDGLPLALPYQLLPRKKKKTRSLGKKFQRYVGSKSHKK from the exons ATGGAGGAAGAATGCGAATTCAAATTATTTGACAG CTTtccccattccatgtcaactttATTTTGGTCTTTATTTGGTCCGGCTTTTGATGTAGAAGAAATAGACTCCATTACAGACCTTAAGATGATACACAATATTG GGATTGCTCTATATGCAGTCTACATGACCATTGCTGTGGTAGTGATGTTGAATGCTCTTATTGCTATGATGAGCAATACATATACACGTGTTGAA GAAAACTCAGAAATAGAATGGCGTGTTTCCAGGACAACAATGATGGCTGAATATATGACAAAAAGTGCAACTTTACCACCACCATATAACCTCATACCAACGTTAAAAACGCTAAAGAGGTTGATAATAACACCTTACTATTGCTTTCATGAGTCAGCGAGGAGAAGAAAGCAGATG gaAAAAGCGGCACAAGCTAACAGTCGTGGTAGAAGGCAAGGTAAATACAAG ATGTTTATACGTGAGCTGACAGATAGATACATTATGGGCATTGAAGCGGAGGATGAGGAGGATACCGTGCAAAAGATGAGGGAAGAAATTACATCATTACATGAGTCTATATTAACCATGAG AAATGAAATGCATGATATACGGACAGAAAACGGAGAGCTGTGTGATACGGTGAAGGATTTATGCCATTTACTACGACAGTCAACTACATCTGTAGCCGTACAGACTATATATGAAGAAGACGGGCTGCCTCTAGCATTGCCTTATCAGCTTCTGCcacgaaagaagaaaaaaacaagaaGTTTGGGGAAAAAGTTTCAAAGATATGTTGGctcaaaatcacacaaaaagtgA